One window from the genome of Burkholderiales bacterium encodes:
- a CDS encoding site-specific integrase, which produces MVAIDRDLAAFLETLEAEAGASPHTLAAYRRDVEAFRRFLAAEGVRGWDAVTPAVARRYLASLHGRYARGSIARRLSALRTFYRFLRREGRVARSPLRLITAPRRGRRRAGAPPPAVGGAGAGAGGAPGGRLEAGVSAER; this is translated from the coding sequence GTGGTCGCCATCGATCGCGATCTGGCGGCGTTCCTGGAGACCCTCGAGGCCGAGGCCGGCGCCTCGCCCCACACGCTGGCGGCCTACCGCCGCGACGTGGAGGCCTTCCGCCGCTTTCTGGCCGCCGAGGGCGTGCGCGGGTGGGACGCGGTGACCCCGGCCGTCGCGCGGCGATACCTGGCGTCCCTCCACGGCCGGTACGCGCGCGGCTCGATCGCGCGACGGCTGTCGGCGCTGCGGACCTTCTACCGGTTCCTGCGGCGGGAGGGCCGGGTGGCCCGAAGTCCGCTGCGCCTGATCACCGCGCCGCGCCGCGGCCGCCGGCGGGCGGGGGCCCCCCCCCCCGCGGTGGGCGGGGCGGGGGCCGGGGCGGGGGGGGCCCCGGGGGGGCGCCTGGAGGCTGGGGTTTCGGCTGAACGCTAA